AAGTATTCGATAGACATGCTGGAGCTTCTCAAAGAGAAGACGAAGGGAAATCTTGAGAATCAAGAGGAAAGGTTTCTTGAAGAAACGCTTCATCAGTTGAGGATGAAGTACCTTGAAATCGCCAGAAAACCCGTCGAGGAGGCGAAATGAAAGAAGAAACGTCGGCGGAAACAAAAACGCTAAAGAATTATTTTCCGTTTGACCGTCTTAACGACAGCGAGCTCAAGACCCTTTACAACTCGGGCAAAGTCAAGGAGTACCAGGCTGACGAGATTATTTTCCACGAAGGAGACAGGGGCGACTACTTTTGCATAATCCTTTCAGGCTCAATAAGAATATCGACTGTTATCCCGGAAGTGGGCGAAGAGTCGCTTTCAATTCTTTACCAGGGCGATTTTTTCGGCGAGATGGCGCTTATAGACGACGCCCCTCGCGCTGCTGCCGCAATCGCTCACACTCCGACAGAACTGCTTATAATGCAGAAGAAGGAGTTCGACGACCTGGTCGACAAGAACAACCCGGCGGCCTACTGGATTTTGTGGGGCCTTGCCAAGAAACTATCCCAGCGTTTGCGCGAAACCGATCAGCGGCTTAAGGCAATACTCGCGCTTATCCGCAGATTTTAGGAGGAATTTGTATGGACGAGGAAAAGAAAACATCGCTCGACGAACCTTTAGAAGTGCGCTATGACTCATCTGGAAAGAAGATAGTCGCCCAGACGCGCGACAAGGATAGAGAGGGCGCGATACTGGCAATCAACGACAAACTCGACCAGCTTCTGGGCATATTGACTTCCACCCTGCCGACAAGGATAGGAATGGAGCTACGGGAAGCTGCCGGGGGTCAGGGTTCGGCTCCGACGGCGGACATGCAAAGACTCATAGAGATAGTCTCCAAGGAGCTGCCGGACAGGATTCAGGACGACGCCGACAAGAACACCTTCCAGAAGGCTGAGATGCTCTCGATGGTAATCTCGACAAGCTTCCAGTACCTGCAGGACGCAATAAAGGCCTACCAGGAGTCGCTCGGAAAGACGATTGAAAAAATAGCCGAACTGGAGGAGAAGACGGTCCAGACTCTGGAGCAGAACGCAAGCCTTCTCAAGGAGCTGCACGCTCTTGTTGCAGGACTCGATAAAACGCCCGGCCTGCCGCAAGAGACTACGGAAAAACCTTATTCGTTCGCAAAGGAAGAAACGCTGACTCAACCTAAAACGGAAACCTCTCCTCCGGCTTCTCCGTTCTCCTCCCCCGCTTCCGCGGAACCAAAGAAGGAGGAACCTCAGGAGAAGACCGATCTTCCCGGATGGCTTCAGTCAAAGCGCGACGAG
This sequence is a window from bacterium. Protein-coding genes within it:
- a CDS encoding DUF1844 domain-containing protein, whose translation is MNEEEKKPTAGSAEYKPPQFLDLVISVGAGALQVLVFENKDEKNFNMDLAKYSIDMLELLKEKTKGNLENQEERFLEETLHQLRMKYLEIARKPVEEAK
- a CDS encoding Crp/Fnr family transcriptional regulator encodes the protein MKEETSAETKTLKNYFPFDRLNDSELKTLYNSGKVKEYQADEIIFHEGDRGDYFCIILSGSIRISTVIPEVGEESLSILYQGDFFGEMALIDDAPRAAAAIAHTPTELLIMQKKEFDDLVDKNNPAAYWILWGLAKKLSQRLRETDQRLKAILALIRRF